Proteins encoded in a region of the Sphingopyxis sp. OAS728 genome:
- a CDS encoding alpha/beta fold hydrolase — MTKLTSTETLIPAPAGKLFVREWRLEAVHGDQCIIMFHDSLGSVDQWRDFPARIAEATGLRVIAYDRLGFGRSDANPRLLAPDFVRDEAVSALRFIRDALSIDRMILFGHSVGGGMAVAAGAAFADETAGVITLAAQAFVEDRTISGIERARIAFQAEGQIERLARYHGDKARWVLDAWIETWLSPDRADWTLDDDLRRLRSPILALHGDHDEYGPRAHPDRIAALAGARAEAVLLKDCHHMPHREMPDEVLRLTAEFVESL; from the coding sequence ATGACAAAGCTGACCTCCACCGAAACCTTGATCCCGGCACCCGCCGGCAAGCTGTTCGTGCGGGAATGGCGCCTCGAGGCCGTGCACGGCGACCAGTGCATCATCATGTTCCACGACAGCCTGGGCTCGGTCGATCAGTGGCGCGATTTTCCGGCGCGGATTGCAGAGGCCACGGGACTGCGGGTGATCGCTTACGACCGGCTGGGCTTCGGGCGGTCTGATGCAAACCCCCGGCTCCTTGCGCCGGATTTCGTGCGGGACGAGGCGGTATCGGCGCTTCGCTTTATTCGCGACGCGCTTTCGATCGACCGGATGATCCTGTTCGGTCACAGCGTCGGCGGAGGTATGGCGGTCGCGGCGGGAGCCGCGTTCGCCGACGAGACGGCTGGGGTGATCACGCTCGCCGCGCAGGCCTTTGTCGAAGACCGAACCATATCGGGCATCGAGAGGGCCCGGATTGCCTTTCAGGCGGAGGGCCAGATCGAACGTCTCGCAAGATATCATGGCGACAAGGCGCGATGGGTTCTCGATGCGTGGATCGAAACATGGCTGTCGCCCGACAGGGCCGACTGGACGCTCGACGATGATCTGCGCCGCCTGCGGAGCCCGATATTGGCGCTCCACGGCGATCATGACGAATATGGCCCGCGTGCCCATCCCGACCGGATTGCCGCGCTGGCAGGCGCGCGCGCCGAGGCGGTGCTGCTGAAGGATTGTCATCACATGCCGCACCGGGAGATGCCCGACGAAGTCTTGCGGCTCACGGCTGAATTCGTGGAATCGCTCTGA
- a CDS encoding sensor histidine kinase: MPSSCEAARVAAAAEILPPLAVPSHCEADHRIANSLQMLGALLGLQARDSGNEDIAEALGSASRRIVAISAVHRQLYTSRSARHIELASYLDELALGLEEGSSPVRPDRALQVTAAEVHVGAEQATAVGVLVTELVLNAWKHGYEPGECGKVLIDLARRSDGKFCLEVRDFGCGRSAKESAESPGLGTRVIDAMARKLGGRYFYQDAKPGTVFILEADLDMWLRQ, from the coding sequence ATGCCTTCATCCTGCGAAGCCGCCCGCGTTGCAGCCGCTGCGGAAATTCTGCCGCCGCTTGCCGTGCCATCGCACTGCGAGGCCGATCATCGGATCGCGAACAGCCTCCAGATGCTTGGCGCGCTTCTCGGTCTGCAGGCGCGAGACAGTGGCAATGAGGATATTGCAGAAGCACTTGGATCGGCTTCCCGGCGGATAGTTGCTATCTCGGCCGTTCATCGTCAGCTCTACACATCGCGCTCCGCGCGTCACATCGAACTGGCCTCCTATCTCGACGAACTTGCGCTGGGCCTGGAGGAAGGGTCATCGCCCGTCCGGCCGGATCGCGCGCTTCAGGTTACGGCGGCGGAGGTTCATGTCGGCGCCGAACAGGCGACGGCCGTCGGAGTCCTGGTGACCGAGCTCGTGCTCAATGCCTGGAAACACGGATATGAGCCGGGTGAGTGCGGCAAGGTTCTGATCGATCTTGCTCGCCGCTCCGATGGCAAATTTTGTCTCGAGGTGAGGGACTTCGGCTGCGGTCGATCAGCAAAGGAGAGCGCAGAGTCACCTGGCCTCGGAACGCGGGTGATCGACGCAATGGCGCGCAAGCTCGGCGGCCGATATTTCTATCAGGATGCCAAGCCCGGCACCGTTTTCATCCTCGAGGCGGATCTCGACATGTGGCTTCGTCAATGA
- a CDS encoding response regulator, which translates to MTGKAIRILTVDDHVMLREGIAAIVAQEPDMEIVGEASNGAEAVEAHRNLRPDVTLMDLQMPVMPGLEAIAAIRAESENARIVVLTTYEGDVQAVRALKAGACGFLLKSSVRKELLETIRAVHAGRRYLPVDIAQEIAIHAAEEPLSPREIAILELVAAGKANKMVAWELSVSQETVKAHLRSIFSKLDVTDRTQAVTTALRRGIISL; encoded by the coding sequence ATGACGGGTAAAGCCATTCGTATTCTTACCGTCGACGACCATGTCATGCTTCGCGAAGGCATCGCCGCCATCGTCGCGCAGGAGCCCGACATGGAGATCGTCGGCGAGGCATCCAATGGAGCCGAGGCGGTCGAAGCGCATCGGAACCTTCGGCCCGACGTCACGCTGATGGATTTGCAGATGCCGGTGATGCCGGGGCTCGAGGCCATCGCTGCGATAAGGGCGGAGAGCGAAAATGCCCGCATTGTCGTGCTGACCACCTATGAGGGCGACGTACAGGCCGTCCGCGCCCTCAAGGCCGGGGCTTGCGGCTTCCTTCTCAAAAGCTCGGTTCGCAAGGAATTGCTCGAGACTATTCGCGCCGTGCACGCGGGACGCCGCTATCTGCCTGTCGATATCGCCCAGGAGATTGCGATCCATGCAGCCGAAGAGCCGCTCAGCCCGCGCGAGATAGCGATTCTCGAACTGGTTGCCGCGGGCAAGGCGAACAAGATGGTCGCATGGGAGCTTTCTGTTTCGCAGGAAACGGTGAAAGCCCATCTGCGCAGCATCTTCTCGAAACTCGACGTTACCGACCGGACGCAAGCGGTCACGACCGCGCTCCGGCGGGGCATCATCTCGCTCTAG
- a CDS encoding tautomerase family protein: protein MPFVNVKLVDGVFTPEQKHEMAKALTDVMVRFEGSEAFREVVWVLIEELHTDGWHIGGRPFAGPASLMQSLEKSKAIVEMIDGQPKTRAEFAAQLPPAS from the coding sequence ATGCCCTTTGTGAACGTCAAGCTCGTCGACGGTGTCTTTACCCCCGAGCAGAAGCATGAAATGGCCAAGGCCCTCACCGACGTCATGGTCCGGTTCGAAGGATCGGAGGCGTTTCGCGAAGTTGTCTGGGTTCTCATCGAGGAACTGCACACCGACGGGTGGCACATCGGCGGACGCCCGTTCGCGGGGCCCGCATCGCTCATGCAATCGCTCGAGAAGTCGAAGGCGATCGTCGAGATGATCGACGGTCAGCCGAAGACCCGCGCCGAATTCGCCGCGCAGCTGCCCCCCGCGAGCTGA